A DNA window from Fusarium fujikuroi IMI 58289 draft genome, chromosome FFUJ_chr11 contains the following coding sequences:
- a CDS encoding related to lignostilbene alphabeta-dioxygenase I, producing the protein MKFLQQNSFTQTSMSQPHEDVSPPLRHPYLTGNFAPIHKTTNLTPCTYSGCIPPELTGGQYVRNGGNPVSHQDLGKDAHWFDGDGMLSGVAFRKASIDGKTIPEFVNQYILTDLYLSRKTTSIASPIMPSITTLVNPLSTMFQIMFATFRTIFLVILSNLPGSQQAIKRISVANTAVLYHDGRALATCESGPPMRIQLPSLDTVGWFDGVEAEGEPEISQAGSDDSPFGGSGIFSFMKEWTTGHPKVDPVTGEMLLYHNTFMPPYVHCSVLPKSNEKAPGHRLVNQPVLGVSGARMMHDFGASRSHTIIMDLPLSLDPLNTMKGKEVVAYDPTKPSRFGVFPRHLPSSVRWFHTAPCCIFHTANTWDSQSSEGELSVNLLACRMTSSTLVYTAGNIRPPVRSRCTQARVWSDEREETACRYKEAPALESPGESTGLADYFPITAESDDYDQCRLYYYEFDLAMESRNHVKSQWALSAIPFEFPSVRPDREMQEARYIYGCSTSTSCFGVALGRADKVDLLVKMDAKTLIQRGKKMNATSITGCVDRRSVCEILQEQRKDDPINIFRLPPNHYAQEPRFVPRACSTEEDDGYLLFYVFDESQLLPSGDCPPSATSELWILDAKNMRDVVAKVRLPQRVPYGLHGTWFSSQDIESQRSVESLRSLEVVQRKKEEWVNSGGQIRKSWMVLREKLEKAVG; encoded by the exons atgaagtttCTGCAACAAAATTCCTTCACACAAACGTCAATGTCTCAGCCACATGAGGATGTTTCCCCGCCACTTCGTCACCC ATATCTTACCGGCAACTTTGCTCCAATCCATAAAACAACAAATCTCACTCCATGTACATATAGTGGGTGCATACCGCCGGAACTGACTGGTGGTCAATACGTTCGCAATGGCGGCAATCCCGTCAGCCACCAAGACCTTGGCAAAGATGCCCATTGGTTTGACGGCGACGGTATGCTCTCTGGCGTCGCGTTCAGAAAGGCATCCATAGATGGCAAGACCATACCAGAATTCGTCAATCAGTATATCTTGACGGATTTGTACTTATCCAGAAAGACGACGTCTATTGCCTCACCAATAATGCCAAGCATCACGACCCTGGTAAATCCGCTATCTACTATGTTTCAGATCATGTTCGCGACCTTCAGGACGATATTCCTCGTCATTCTCTCGAACCTACCTGGATCCCAACAAGCTATCAAGCGTATCAGTGTCGCCAATACTGCTGTCTTATACCATGATGGTAGGGCTTTGGCGACATGCGAAAGCGGGCCGCCCATGAGGATACAGCTTCCCTCGCTGGATACTGTCGGCTGGTTCGACggtgttgaagctgaaggtgAGCCTGAGATATCGCAAGCCGGCAGTGATGACTCTCCGTTCGGCGGTAGCGggatcttcagcttcatgaAGGAATGGACGACGGGGCATCCCAAGGTCGACCCCGTTACTGGAGAAATGCTTCTTTATCACAACACCTTCATGCCACCATACGTGCACTGCTCAGTACTTCCTAAGAGCAACGAAAAGGCGCCTGGGCACAGACTTGTGAATCAGCCGGTTTTGGGAGTATCTGGCGCTCGAATGATGCACGACTTCGGAGCGTCTCGAAGTCATACTATCATCATGGATCTTCCTCTGAGCCTTGACCCTCTCAACACAATGAAAGGCAAAGAAGTTGTAGCATACGATCCGACGAAGCCTTCACGGTTTGGTGTGTTCCCGCGACATCTACCATCCAGTGTGCGGTGGTTTCATACAGCACCATGCTGTATCTTCCATACTGCGAATACTTGGGATTCTCAGTCCAGCGAAGGAGAACTCTCTGTTAATCTGCTTGCGTGTCGGATGACTTCTTCTACGCTAGTGTATACAGCGGGGAACATTCGGCCACCAGTGAGGTCTAGGTGTACCCAAGCACGGGTCTGGTCAGACGAGAGGGAAGAAACAGCTTGCAGATATAAGGAGGCTCCTGCACTTGAATCACCAGGTGAATCAACGGGGTTGGCCGACTACTTTCCCATCACTGCAGAGTCCGACGACTACGATCAATGCCGGCTATACTACTACGAATTCGATTTGGCGATGGAGTCCCGGAACCACGTCAAGAGCCAGTGGGCCCTCTCAGCGATACCTTTCGAATTTCCGTCAGTGCGTCCAGACCGAGAGATGCAAGAAGCTCGCTACATCTACGGCTGCAGTACATCGACTTCCTGTTTCGGCGTTGCTCTCGGACGAGCTGATAAGGTAgatcttcttgtcaagatGGATGCCAAGACCCTCATCCAACGTGGGAAAAAGATGAACGCAACATCCATCACTGGGTGCGTCGATAGACGTTCAGTCTGCGAGATCCTTCAAGAACAAAGGAAGGACGATCCTATAAACATATTCCGTCTTCCACCAAACCACTACGCCCAAGAACCGCGGTTCGTTCCTCGAGCTTGTTCAACTGAGGAGGACGATGGGTATCTGCTCTTTTACGTCTTCGACGAGTCTCAACTCCTGCCATCTGGCGATTGTCCTCCATCTGCTACATCTGAGCTTTGGATTCTTGATGCTAAGAACATGCGTGATGTAGTGGCCAAGGTCAGGCTTCCGCAACGAGTTCCATATGGTCTGCATGGAACTTGGTTCTCTAGTCAAGATATCGAATCTCAACGGTCTGTGGAGTCTTTGAGAAGTTTGGAAGTAgtgcagaggaagaaggaagaatgGGTTAATAGTGGGGGACAGATAAGGAAGTCGTGGATGGTATTACgagagaagttggagaaagCTGTTGGATGA